Genomic segment of Acidobacteriota bacterium:
CGGATGAAGAAGTCTCGAAGCGAGTTGTTCAGCCGGGCGCTGGCTGAGTATGTAGCTCGCCATGCGCCAGATCATGTGACGGAATCAATGAATCAGGTCTGCGACGAGATCGGTGGTGAACCGGATCCGTTCCATTCGGCGGCGGCCCGGCGCACGCTGGAGCGCGTCGAGTGGTGATCTCTCAAGGAGACATCTGGTGGGCAGATCTTCCGGACCCAACTGGATCCGGGCCTGGATTCCGCAGACCAGTCGTTGTTGTGCAGGGAGACTCATTCAACCGCAGCCGGCTCGCTACGGTTGTTTGTGTTCCGCTTACAAGCAACACCAAGTGGGCCGAGGCTCCGGGCAACGTTCTGCTGTCAGCTCGATTGACGGGGCTCCCAAAAGAATCGGTCGCCAACGTCACACAGATAGTCAGCTTGGATCGAACGCTGCTCACCGAGCGCTCAGGTAAATTGCCGCGAACGAAGCTTGCTTTGGTGTTATCCGGAATAGACGTTGTGCTGGGCAGATAGGCACTGAGCAGATCTCAGGCAAACGGGGCTACGAGCTTGCGCCTGAAGGCCCGGACTACGAACTTTCTTCATCGGAGTCTTCGCGTTGCAAATCAGGTGAGTTGCAGTATAATCCCGGTCGGCTCAGAGCTGGCGGTGTATTTATCACAGTCCGGCTGCTCGATCGTGTTGTTCATACTGCCTAATCACCGTATCATTTTGCGGTCCTTAATCCGGCAACTGGATCACGCGATCTAATCACAGTGTTCCGATTAAGTGGGCCATTTTAGAGTAATGCAGCCAGGTTGTGAGAATAGAATGCTGTAAGCGCTTTTCGAGACAGGGAGGACCACGATGAAAGTGTTCATCAGTTGGAGTGGAGAGCGTAGTCAAGCTTTAGCGCAAACGCTCCGTGACTGGCTGCCACTCGTGCTCCACTACGTTGAACCGTGGCTGTCGGAGGCGGACATCGCCGCCGGGGAACGGTGGGCGGAGGCTGTCGCAAAGGAACTAGAGGCTTCGAATTTCGGCATCATCTGCGTTACAAGCGAGAATGTCGGTTCCCAGTGGGTTCTATTTGAGGCCGGTGCGCTTGCGAAGTCGATGCAAGGCAGCAGAGTGATTCCACTCCTACTAGACTTAGAGTTTCGGGACATCACCGGTCCACTAGCACAGTTTCAGGCCAAGAAGGTCGAGAAATCCGGTCTGAGTGAGGTGGTTCACTCCATTAACAATGCCGCGAGCCAAGCCGTTCCTGAAGCGCGT
This window contains:
- a CDS encoding type II toxin-antitoxin system PemK/MazF family toxin, whose translation is MISQGDIWWADLPDPTGSGPGFRRPVVVVQGDSFNRSRLATVVCVPLTSNTKWAEAPGNVLLSARLTGLPKESVANVTQIVSLDRTLLTERSGKLPRTKLALVLSGIDVVLGR
- a CDS encoding ribbon-helix-helix protein, CopG family, with amino-acid sequence MKTAVSIPDDVFEKAERLARRMKKSRSELFSRALAEYVARHAPDHVTESMNQVCDEIGGEPDPFHSAAARRTLERVEW